A window from Salvia miltiorrhiza cultivar Shanhuang (shh) chromosome 2, IMPLAD_Smil_shh, whole genome shotgun sequence encodes these proteins:
- the LOC131008106 gene encoding uncharacterized protein LOC131008106: protein MKIQLKIADEGYSDLLFVQEVAAQARIGTLLTRKSNLMQQKSRVRWLKDGDRNTSFFHKSYKMRRKNLILSQLKIDGVDTFEQDVISSHIVDFFSKLFYEVTTNTVMVQDIQQIVEAMVSQKQNESLSCIPEEEEIKAAVFDLASDGAAGPDGFSGTFFQNCWDTIKDDIVVAAKTFFIKNYLPQGLNSNTLILIPKKEVVETVADLRPIVLSNFFFKVLSKIIATRLSSVAADNVTHNQFGFIRGRLIHDCIMLGLEGVNCMNRTCKGRNMACKVDIKKAFDTMSWNFIMSAMKAMGYDHTFLGWIATIFSSARLSILYNGKLCRYFPCSRGVRQGDPLSPIIFGIAEDVLSNLFLKAVTAGQIEPMRMSRGQLFPTHLLYADDVLIFCKATMKNARAIRDILHFYGSISGQICSKEKSRIFFAKGVSPCYKRQITRALGFPCGSLPMIYLGVPLFVGRPKASHLAAIKDRIICKFSRWNGLHLSMAGRLCLVKSVVQSSIVHTMMIYKWPRSLIQEIDAACRNFIWSGDIRKRPKHAFSWDRVCGIKEEGGLGVRSFTMMNEAFLMKLAWKVILGSQFGFNIMKSRYLDSLGRPRKMALASSVWGGVKQFIPELIDDSYCLLGNGQTIYFWHDDWLGYTIADKTNIPSFMRHRLQQTVSDYFYDGVWHFAQEFVDEFPDIVYDILILPIGNEEDVRLWKPSIHGEVTSALAFASRCHRFPRVSWGTWIWERFIPARRSITCWRVILNRLPTLDKVIRQGVIIPNYCLFVLEMRKIWTTFFGIALKFDLFGVLCLAGLVWPKAWIVTGFMSCWCLRGRCN from the coding sequence ATGAAGATTCAGTTGAAGATTGCTGATGAAGGTTATTCCGACTTGCTTTTTGTCCAAGAAGTCGCTGCCCAGGCGAGGATCGGCACCTTGCTAACACGTAAGAGCAATCTCATGCAACAGAAAAGTAGAGTTCGATGGCTTAAAGATGGTGACAGGAACACAAGTTTCTTCCATAAATCTTACAAGATGAGACGCAAGAATCTGATCCTTTCTCAACTCAAGATTGATGGTGTTGATACTTTTGAGCAGGACGTTATCTCTTCACATATCGTGGATTTTTTCTCCAAACTCTTTTATGAGGTTACGACCAATACTGTTATGGTACAAGATATTCAACAAATTGTGGAAGCCATGGTGTCTCAAAAGCAGAATGAGAGTCTGAGCTGTATTCCAGAGGAAGAAGAAATTAAAGCGGCGGTGTTCGATTTGGCGAGCGATGGTGCTGCTGGACCGGATGGCTTCTCGGGCACGTTCTTCCAGAACTGCTGGGACACCATCAAAGATGATATAGTGGTCGCTGCCAAAACTTTTTTCATAAAGAACTATCTTCCTCAGGGGCTGAATTCTAATACGTTGATCCTCATCCCTAAAAAAGAAGTGGTGGAAACGGTGGCGGATCTGAGGCCGATCGTTCTCTCCAATTTCTTTTTTAAGGTTCTTTCGAAAATTATTGCTACTCGGCTTAGTTCTGTGGCTGCTGATAATGTGACTCACAATCAGTTTGGCTTTATTCGCGGACGGCTTATACACGATTGCATTATGCTGGGATTGGAAGGTGTCAATTGTATGAACAGAACCTGCAAGGGAAGGAATATGGCTTGCAAAGTGGATATTAAGAAAGCTTTTGATACCATGAGTTGGAATTTCATCATGAGCGCTATGAAGGCGATGGGTTACGATCATACTTTTCTGGGATGGATTGCCACTATCTTTTCCTCTGCTCGACTTTCAATCCTTTACAATGGGAAACTTTGCAGATATTTTCCCTGTTCGCGGGGTGTTAGACAGGGAGATCCTCTCTCGCCTATTATTTTTGGCATCGCGGAGGACGTACTTAGTAATCTTTTTTTGAAAGCGGTTACTGCTGGGCAGATTGAGCCGATGAGGATGAGCAGGGGTCAGTTGTTCCCCACCCACCTCCTTTACGCTGACGACGTTCTTATCTTTTGTAAGGCGACGATGAAGAATGCAAGAGCCATTCGCGACATCCTTCACTTTTATGGTTCGATTTCGGGTCAAATCTGCAGTAAGGAGAAATCGAGAATTTTCTTTGCTAAAGGAGTGTCTCCCTGCTATAAGCGCCAAATTACTCGTGCTCTGGGATTTCCCTGTGGAAGCTTACCTATGATTTATCTGGGCGTGCCACTTTTTGTTGGCCGTCCCAAGGCTTCCCACCTTGCTGCTATTAAAGATCGTATTATTTGCAAGTTCTCTCGATGGAATGGGTTGCACCTTTCAATGGCTGGGCGTCTTTGCCTGGTAAAATCGGTTGTCCAAAGCTCCATTGTCCACACCATGATGATTTATAAATGGCCACGTTCGCTCATTCAGGAGATTGATGCTGCATGCAGAAACTTCATTTGGTCGGGAGACATAAGAAAACGTCCTAAGCACGCTTTTAGCTGGGATAGGGTTTGTGGTATTAAGGAGGAAGGAGGTTTGGGTGTTAGATCGTTCACCATGATGAATGAAGCCTTTCTGATGAAACTTGCTTGGAAAGTCATTCTTGGAAGTCAGTTTGGCTTCAACATCATGAAGAGTAGATATCTTGACTCTCTCGGTCGTCCCCGCAAAATGGCGCTTGCTTCTTCGGTTTGGGGAGGTGTTAAACAATTTATCCCGGAGCTTATAGATGATTCCTACTGTCTTCTTGGAAATGGTCAGACGATCTATTTCTGGCATGATGATTGGCTCGGCTACACTATTGCAGATAAAACAAACATCCCTAGTTTTATGAGGCATCGACTACAGCAAACGGTCTCGGACTATTTTTATGATGGGGTCTGGCATTTTGCTCAGGAGTTTGTTGATGAGTTCCCTGATATTGTCTATGACATTCTGATCTTGCCGATTGGAAACGAGGAGGATGTCCGCCTATGGAAGCCTTCGATTCATGGGGAGGTTACTTCGGCTCTTGCCTTTGCCTCTCGTTGTCATCGTTTTCCGCGTGTTTCGTGGGGTACCTGGATTTGGGAAAGGTTTATTCCTGCTCGCCGATCCATCACCTGCTGGCGGGTTATTCTCAACCGCCTTCCCACTCTTGACAAAGTGATTAGGCAGGGAGTTATCATTCCAAACTATTGTCTTTTTGTTTTAGAGATGCGGAAGATTTGGACCACATTCTTTGGAATTGCTCTAAAGTTCGACCTATTTGGTGTGCTTTGCTTAGCTGGTTTGGTTTGGCCGAAGGCTTGGATTGTCACGGGGTTCATGAGTTGCTGGTGTTTGCGTGGTCGGTGCAACTGA